CCGGCTTGAAGCTGGTCACGAAGTCGCCATCGCTGAGCAAGGCCGTCCTCGAGGATCGCAGGTGAACCTCTTTGCGGATTCGTCGGCGCTCGCCAAGCGCTACATTGCCGATGAAAAGAGCGGCCGGTTCGACGAGCTTTTGCAGCGCACCGACGGCTTGGCGGTTTCCGTGTTATGCCTGCCGGAAATCATCTCGGCCCTTTGCCGGCGGCGCAGAGAACGCCTTTTGAACGACTCGCAATACAAAGCAGCCAAACGCGCCCTGGAAGCGGATCTGGCCGATGCCGCGGTAATCGCGATGACCGATGAGGTTCTCCTCGGCGGGATCGACCTCCTCGAATCCAATTCCCTCCGCGCCTCCGACGCCATGCAGATTTCCAGTGCTCTGGTCTGGGGAGCCGACGTCTTCGCGTCCGCGGATGCACGGCAATGTACGGCCGCTAAAGGTGCCGGTCTGGATGTGATCCGCCTCTAGTGTACTGACTCAGAGAAACGTTGCATGAGTCTC
This genomic stretch from Terriglobia bacterium harbors:
- a CDS encoding type II toxin-antitoxin system VapC family toxin → MNLFADSSALAKRYIADEKSGRFDELLQRTDGLAVSVLCLPEIISALCRRRRERLLNDSQYKAAKRALEADLADAAVIAMTDEVLLGGIDLLESNSLRASDAMQISSALVWGADVFASADARQCTAAKGAGLDVIRL